The genomic DNA CGTAATATGAGAAGCCCAAAAAGCGAAAACCGATCCTTATTATCTTTCAAGGAAAGGCACTATGTCCCTAAAAAAAATAGGATTGGGATTTCTCGGGTTACTGGGAATTTTCCTGCTTTATACGTTTATTTTCACCGAACGCGGAATCAATCCGATAACTCCAAAAGCAGAATTTCCAAAATTAGATTATAGTAAAATCAGCGAAGATGCCGCAAAAGATCTTCAAACTTATATAAGAATCGCAACTGTTCGAGGAAGAGAAAAAGAGGGAGCCCTCTTTTTAAAAGCTATTTTGGATAAGCGTGGAATCCATTCTCGCATTATAGAATTTCCGGGTAAACCGGAGCGCGCCTCTCTCGTCGCCGAACTGAAAGGTAAGGATCAATCAAAAGGAGGGCTGATCTTAACCAGTCATATAGACGTTGTAGAAGCTGAAGCAAAAGAATGGGCTGAGCCTCCTTTTTCCGGACTCAGGAAAGGTGATCGCATATATGGTAGAGGCGCGGTCGACGTTAAAGGTTTAGGCATAATGGAATTGTACGCGTTTTTATTAGCGCATGAATATAAGATTCCATTAGCAAGTAACTTAATGTTTTTAGCATTTGCTGATGAGGAAAGCCGTTCACTCCATGGCGCTCGTTTCTTAATAAAGGACCATAGGGAATTATTTAACGGATATGAATACGTATTGAACGAAGGCGGAACAGGTTCGAGAGATATTGCCGTCAAAGGTTCCAAGGTTTTTAATATTCAAAACGCGGAGAAAGGAGCGGTTTGGTTAGACTTGAAAACAAAAGCGGATGCGGGTCACGGAAGTACTCCCCCGCTGAAATATGCAGCTAAGTCGATGGTGGATTTTTTACAGGAAGTTCAGAAGATCGGGGACAAGACAATTCTTGGCGATGAGACCGCCGCGTTCTTTTTCTCCCTAGGAGATATCAGCCCATTTCCCAATTCGTTCGTATTGCGGCGCTCTCGGAACCCTTTACTTTTTTTGATAATGAAAGGAGTGATTAACTCCAATCGACACCTGCGAGCGATGACAAGAAATACGGTCAGCATTACAGGAATCGATAGTCACCCGATCGGAATCAATATTATCACTTCCGAAACAACCGGATCTATCGATATCAGAATTCTTCCGGGTCAGGATGAAAGAAAACTCTTCGAAGAGATTAAGACTCTCGGTGAAAAATACGGAGTTGAAGTAACCGCTCGGCATTTAGAACCGGGAACGAGTTCCCCCGTGGATGGTCTCCTTTTCCGTGTTCTGGCCGGAGTTAGTACATCTGTTGAACCTGGATCTATTGCAGCGCCGTTTCTTTCGCCCGGCACGACAGATAGTTCTTATTTGAGAACCATTGGATTAAAATGCTATGGACTCATACCGGCTTTATTAAGCTCCGAAGAAATAGACGGTATTCATGGAAAGAATGAGAGTATGACCGTCGGTGAATTAAAAATGGGAATCGAAATTTTATTCAAAACGATAATCGAATACAACCAAATTCTTCAAGGTAAAGAATGACAGAACCGGAGAAGCAGGCGGCGAAATTTAGCCACGATTCATTAGGGATACAGGATTCCGTTCGCTTTCGGTTTCCTCAGGAAAGCGATTCGATTCTGAAGCTTTTTGATTGGGATTTAATCGCCGCCTTTCTTTCATTTCTGGAATACAAAAATGAGGAAGGAGGTTTTTTTTCAAAGAGAGATACCGACGAGATTTTGGATCGTCACGTTTTAGAATCCGTTTACCATATTTATTCGATTCGAAAAGAACTTGGGTCGCTTAACAATTGGAAGGTGGGGGATGCCGGAACAGGACCGGGAATTCCCGGTTTTTTTTTCCGCTGCTTAGTATCTTCGGAGCGACCCAAAGTAATATTATTAGATTCCCAAAAACGAAAGCTTTCCTTAACCGATGATTTTATTCGAACGAACCAAATTACCGGTGTGAAATGTATCTTTGAACGAGCGGAAGAAGGAAGGGGCGATTGGGATCTCGCTGTATCGAGAGGATTTATTCCATTTCCTTGGAGCGCCGAAGTGCTCTGTCGGTGGGTAAAGCAAGGAGGTATTTATGTCCCATTTATCGGGAAAGATGAATTCGATTCGGATCTTGTGAAAGAGATTCTGGAACCGACTGGATTTCGGCTATTAAAAACGATTCATTTACCCGCGCTTGAATTTTTAGGGATGCGACATATTAAGTTCTTGAAAAAGGTTCTTTCACCAAGACAAGGTATCCCTAGGGCTTGGAAGGTTCTGGCCAAGGAGAGTAAATTAGAACATGGGAAAGATCGTATCGATCAGTAACCAAAAAGGTGGCGTCGGAAAAACTACGACCTCCATCAACCTTGCTGCCAATCTGGCCGCGATCGGAAAAAAAGTTCTCATCGTAGATTTCGATCCTCAAGGAAACTCCGGTTCCGGTTTAGGTTTGGAAATTAATACGCTGCCTAAAACTTCCTATGAACTTCTCATCGGAGAATGTTCCGCGAACGAATGCATTCGAAGGACCGACCTGGAAAATTTGCATATTATTCCGGCTAATATTAACCTTTCGGGCGCGGAGGCGGATCTTCTTGCCGAAGAAAATCGTGAATTTCGACTGAAAGAGGCGATCAGTCTTCTTAGAACCGAATACGATTATATATTAATCGATTGCCCTCCTTCTCTGGGGGTATTGACGATCAATGCGTTATGTGCGGCAGATAGCGTGATGATCACTTTGCAAACTGAATACTTCGCGTTAGAGGGACTGACCCAGTTAATGAAGATCATTTCGCTTGTTCAGGGAAAATTGAATCCTTCGTTGGAATTGGAAGGAGTTCTTTTGACCATGTATGATAAACGAACCAATCTTGCCCAACAAGTCGCCGAGGACGTAAAAGCATATTTCAAAGATAAAGTTTATACGACCGTTATTCCTAGGAACATTAAATTATCAGAAGCTCCTTCGTTTGGAAAATCGATTCTTTCGTACGATCCTGAAGGCGTTGGAGCTCAAAGTTATCGTAATTTAGCTTTAGAAGTGGCCGGGAAAAACTAAAGAATGAGCGCGAAGCCCAAAGCCCTAGGGCGGGGGTTAGGTAACCTTATCCCCGTCTCGGAAGATAAAGCTCTGAAAGAAGCCGGCGGAGAAGGCGCGCTTCGAGAAATTAAACTTTCTGAAATTAGACCTAATCCGGATCAGCCTAGAAGGACTTTTTCGGAGGATTCACTTCGTGAACTTTCCGAAACGATCAAAGCCCATGGAGTCATTCAGCCTATCGTAGTAAAGGAAACGGGCGGTGGATACGAAATCATTTCAGGAGAAAGAAGATACCGTGCATGCAAATTAGCCGGCTTCATGAAAATTCCTGCAATCGTAAAGAAGGCCAGTGAAAATCAAGCGCTGGAAATGGCTTTAATCGAAAATATTCAACGGGAAAATCTTAATCCGATCGAAGAGGCTTTAGCTTACAAAACTCTATGTGATAAACTAGGTTTGAAAATCAGCGACGTCGCAACGAGAGTCGGCAAGAATAGAGCCACTGTTTCAAACTTAATTCGGCTTCTTCAACTTCCCGATTCGGTAATGGACTTGGTTAAGAATGGAAGAATATCCGAAGGTCATGCGCGTCCGCTATTAGCTATCGCGGATAGAAAGAAGACAGAGCAACTGGCCTATCAAATTGCGGAAAAAGGCCTAACGGTTAGACAGGTCGAAGAAATCGTTTCAAACCTTACAGAAGAAACTCCCGTAAAAGAAAAGAAGAAAGCGAAGAAGAAGGAAGTAGATATCGTCGAATTGGAGAATAAGTTTCGAAAGAAATATTCGATGAAAGTGGATATTTCCCATAGTTCCTCTTCCGGAAAAGGAAAGCTAAGCATTGCGTATCCTAGCTTAGATGCTTTGCAAAAGATTTTAGATGCATTAGGTCTTTAATAATGTCCTCGAGTTCCGGAGATTTTTTCCATACTCTTCGGGTAAGATACTCCGAAATAGATGCCCAAGCAGTCGTATTCAATGCTCATTATTTAACGTACTTCGATACTGCCCTGAACGAATACATGAGGTATTTGGAGTACGACTATAAGGAAGAACTGGCCAAAAACGGTTTAGACTTCGTAGTAACTCGTTCGTTGATCGAGTATAAATCCCCGGCAAGATTCGACGAGGAATTGAATATCTTTATTAAAGCCGGAGTGATTAAGCCGGCTAGTATTCAATGGAATTTGGAAGTGCGAGGCAAAGAAAGCGGAGCTTTAATTTGCACTGGAGAACTCACTTGGGCGTTCCTTCAATTGGAATCCCGTACTCCGGCCAAACTTCCGGCGGTTTTTAAAAATCTTGAAAAGTAATCCGGTTTCAATTCATTAAATCTACGAGAAGTCCTCGGATATCTTCCATGCGCTTCATCAAATCGAACGTTGAATTATCCGGGTGAATTATAAAATCCGCTAACGTTTGAACTTTATCGTCTACGGTATTTATTAATTGATAAATCTTTTCCGAACCGCCTTTGGCTCTGCTTCGCAGCGTCTCTATCGAAGTGTTGCGATCCATAACTTCTCTAAGAATAGCCTGGACGATCCGTTTGTAGACGTTTAAATTTTCATAAGTGGGTGATTTTAGAAAATTTCTTTCCGCATCGGGTAAATCGCGTAGCAGCGAGTTTAAGTCCCGTGTCTTCTCTTGACTATAAGGTAATAGGTGTTCGACAAGTTCGAAAAATTGCGACTTTGAATCGGGGATCTCGGCTTCCGGCACTGCCGATGGGACCGGACTATAGAGACTGGAAGAAAAGGAGAGACCGTAGTCGCCTTTGCGTCTTTGATTTCTGTGTGGATCTTGAGAGTTTACTTTCAACGTGCAATCGGGTTTATTTTACAGTTACCCTCGAATTGCACTCCTTCTTCCATTACGACTTTGGGTGTAATGATATCGCCTTTCATTCGGCAACTTGCGAGAAGAGTGACTCGCTCAGTGGCAAAGATATTCCCATGGATCTCGCCGCCGGCAACTACAATCCGAGCTCTGATATCCGTATCGACGATTCCACTCTTTCCAATGAGGACTTTTCCGTCAGTTTTGATGGTCCCGCGGAAAATCCCATCTATACGCAATAAACCCGAAAGTTTGAAATCGCCGTTGAACTCGGCTCCTTCTCCAATAATACTATTTACCGCTAAATGCTCTTCGGTTTGGGCCATCAGTCTTGGATTTGGTTTAGGAATGCGAAGGGGTTGATTGCTCTTGTCCCGACGTGA from Leptospira fainei serovar Hurstbridge str. BUT 6 includes the following:
- a CDS encoding M20/M25/M40 family metallo-hydrolase; amino-acid sequence: MSLKKIGLGFLGLLGIFLLYTFIFTERGINPITPKAEFPKLDYSKISEDAAKDLQTYIRIATVRGREKEGALFLKAILDKRGIHSRIIEFPGKPERASLVAELKGKDQSKGGLILTSHIDVVEAEAKEWAEPPFSGLRKGDRIYGRGAVDVKGLGIMELYAFLLAHEYKIPLASNLMFLAFADEESRSLHGARFLIKDHRELFNGYEYVLNEGGTGSRDIAVKGSKVFNIQNAEKGAVWLDLKTKADAGHGSTPPLKYAAKSMVDFLQEVQKIGDKTILGDETAAFFFSLGDISPFPNSFVLRRSRNPLLFLIMKGVINSNRHLRAMTRNTVSITGIDSHPIGINIITSETTGSIDIRILPGQDERKLFEEIKTLGEKYGVEVTARHLEPGTSSPVDGLLFRVLAGVSTSVEPGSIAAPFLSPGTTDSSYLRTIGLKCYGLIPALLSSEEIDGIHGKNESMTVGELKMGIEILFKTIIEYNQILQGKE
- a CDS encoding RsmG family class I SAM-dependent methyltransferase, which encodes MTEPEKQAAKFSHDSLGIQDSVRFRFPQESDSILKLFDWDLIAAFLSFLEYKNEEGGFFSKRDTDEILDRHVLESVYHIYSIRKELGSLNNWKVGDAGTGPGIPGFFFRCLVSSERPKVILLDSQKRKLSLTDDFIRTNQITGVKCIFERAEEGRGDWDLAVSRGFIPFPWSAEVLCRWVKQGGIYVPFIGKDEFDSDLVKEILEPTGFRLLKTIHLPALEFLGMRHIKFLKKVLSPRQGIPRAWKVLAKESKLEHGKDRIDQ
- a CDS encoding ParA family protein, whose product is MGKIVSISNQKGGVGKTTTSINLAANLAAIGKKVLIVDFDPQGNSGSGLGLEINTLPKTSYELLIGECSANECIRRTDLENLHIIPANINLSGAEADLLAEENREFRLKEAISLLRTEYDYILIDCPPSLGVLTINALCAADSVMITLQTEYFALEGLTQLMKIISLVQGKLNPSLELEGVLLTMYDKRTNLAQQVAEDVKAYFKDKVYTTVIPRNIKLSEAPSFGKSILSYDPEGVGAQSYRNLALEVAGKN
- a CDS encoding ParB/RepB/Spo0J family partition protein encodes the protein MSAKPKALGRGLGNLIPVSEDKALKEAGGEGALREIKLSEIRPNPDQPRRTFSEDSLRELSETIKAHGVIQPIVVKETGGGYEIISGERRYRACKLAGFMKIPAIVKKASENQALEMALIENIQRENLNPIEEALAYKTLCDKLGLKISDVATRVGKNRATVSNLIRLLQLPDSVMDLVKNGRISEGHARPLLAIADRKKTEQLAYQIAEKGLTVRQVEEIVSNLTEETPVKEKKKAKKKEVDIVELENKFRKKYSMKVDISHSSSSGKGKLSIAYPSLDALQKILDALGL
- a CDS encoding acyl-CoA thioesterase, whose product is MSSSSGDFFHTLRVRYSEIDAQAVVFNAHYLTYFDTALNEYMRYLEYDYKEELAKNGLDFVVTRSLIEYKSPARFDEELNIFIKAGVIKPASIQWNLEVRGKESGALICTGELTWAFLQLESRTPAKLPAVFKNLEK
- a CDS encoding YaaR family protein; this translates as MKVNSQDPHRNQRRKGDYGLSFSSSLYSPVPSAVPEAEIPDSKSQFFELVEHLLPYSQEKTRDLNSLLRDLPDAERNFLKSPTYENLNVYKRIVQAILREVMDRNTSIETLRSRAKGGSEKIYQLINTVDDKVQTLADFIIHPDNSTFDLMKRMEDIRGLLVDLMN
- a CDS encoding bactofilin family protein is translated as MAQTEEHLAVNSIIGEGAEFNGDFKLSGLLRIDGIFRGTIKTDGKVLIGKSGIVDTDIRARIVVAGGEIHGNIFATERVTLLASCRMKGDIITPKVVMEEGVQFEGNCKINPIAR